In Nematostella vectensis chromosome 2, jaNemVect1.1, whole genome shotgun sequence, one genomic interval encodes:
- the LOC116601562 gene encoding polyadenylate-binding protein 7 — translation MFFSLSRLKLPYPAFSRILRTVSEQKFGCVFFEKPAWPPTRGMCAIGKLAEIQHSIQELLSHKEEHDQRTIYIRDFRPDIRKSSLESVFGPYGAIEDLSIIRTQTGKSKGFGYVTYENAESAQRALAGTHIIDGKWVIAEPKMPTRNLAGRSKKIRVLNVPQDLTRNELESYFSRFGNVKGIDFVVVDPITKERKDYCFVEFECESGALKAVETQSHIINKCNVQVQFSTSKFGYLPHTKEVIVRALGNDVTVDALQKYFSGYGDLVRVDLVCNRHQHSSNTYAFVKFENPETANLVSKLDSHIIDGQEVVVKKTALKYPMRNRHLKVFVEGLPEQTDPKELVNYLSKFGEVTALKGKQFQRQGCGVVMFRSQSSIQALISHTKHRFNGKPFSVRQLCWTKGQSLFDLAFSRHFRDKRRK, via the coding sequence ATGTTTTTTTCACTATCAAGGTTGAAGCTACCATACCCGGCATTTAGTCGGATTCTGCGAACTGTAAGCGAGCAGAAATTCGGCTGTGTGTTTTTCGAGAAGCCAGCATGGCCGCCGACTCGTGGGATGTGTGCAATTGGGAAACTCGCGGAGATACAACACTCGATTCAAGAATTGTTATCCCACAAAGAAGAGCACGACCAAAGGACAATATACATTCGTGATTTTCGCCCGGATATTAGGAAATCCTCATTGGAATCTGTATTTGGGCCTTACGGGGCGATTGAGGACCTATCGATTATCAGAACACAGACGGGCAAGTCAAAGGGTTTTGGGTATGTGACCTATGAGAATGCAGAAAGTGCTCAGAGAGCTCTGGCTGGCACTCATATTATAGATGGCAAATGGGTGATTGCAGAGCCGAAAATGCCTACAAGAAATCTAGCTGGGAGGTCAAAGAAGATTCGAGTATTAAATGTCCCACAAGATCTTACCCGAAATGAACTAGAGTCGTACTTTTCTCGATTTGGTAATGTTAAAGGGATCGATTTTGTCGTTGTTGACCCCATCACTAAAGAAAGGAAAGATTATTGTTTTGTTGAGTTCGAGTGTGAATCTGGTGCTCTGAAAGCCGTGGAAACACAGTCCCACATTATTAATAAATGTAATGTCCAAGTACAATTTTCAACATCAAAGTTTGGCTACTTGCCCCACACCAAGGAGGTTATTGTAAGGGCCCTGGGCAATGATGTCACTGTTGATGCTCTTCAAAAGTACTTTTCTGGTTATGGAGATTTGGTCCGTGTTGATCTTGTTTGTAACCGGCACCAACACAGTAGTAATACTTATGCCTTCGTGAAATTTGAAAATCCAGAAACTGCTAACCTTGTATCAAAATTAGATTCTCATATTATAGATGGCCAGGAGGTTGTTGTAAAGAAAACGGCCCTTAAATACCCAATGAGAAACAGACACTTGAAAGTATTTGTCGAAGGTTTGCCAGAACAGACAGACCCCAAAGAACTTGTTAACTACTTGTCAAAATTTGGAGAAGTGACAGCACTGAAGGGGAAGCAGTTTCAACGGCAAGGGTGTGGTGTTGTCATGTTTCGATCACAATCAAGTATCCAGGCATTGATATCACACACAAAGCATAGATTCAATGGCAAACCTTTCTCAGTTAGGCAGCTTTGCTGGACCAAGGGTCAGTCACTATTTGATCTTGCCTTTAGCAGGCATTTTAGGGACAAAAGAAGAAAGTGA
- the LOC5517853 gene encoding follistatin — MHRMWVFSLSIFALFCAVGVCANCSFSCDDGFHQTPVCGSDDVTYANACTLDERNCRATDMGYVTIRHLGECSSINDVNVADERKIEHCLRVGRKKYLKC, encoded by the exons ATGCACAGAATGTGGGTATTTAGTCTCAgcatttttgctttgttttgtg CTGTTGGTGTCTGTGCAAATTGCTCCTTCTCCTGCGATGATGGTTTCCATCAGACACCGGTATGTGGaagcgatgacgtcacttacgCTAACGCGTGCACCTTAGACGAGCGGAACTGCCGTGCGACAGACATGGGTTATGTGACTATTCGGCATCTGGGAGAGTGTTCTAGTATTAACGATGTAAACGTCGCTGACGAAAG gAAAATTGAGCACTGCCTAAGAGTTGGCAGGAAGAAATACCTTAAGTGTTGA